Proteins from a single region of Salinibacter grassmerensis:
- a CDS encoding sulfite exporter TauE/SafE family protein — translation MYAAWLGALLVGLVLGLLGSGGSILTVPVLVYLVGEPGKLAIAESLGIVALISLVGAIPLAFRGRVSWRTVGWFGGPGIVGAYAGAYLSQFMSGAVQLVIFALVMLGAAALMFRRPPSDRMDEPGRAFWKVMGDGLGVGVLTGLVGVGGGFLIVPALVVLGGLSMHLAVGTSLAIIALKSAGGFVKYLDVMEAAGLTIHWDLVLVFSGIGIVGSFVGGHIGAHVPQKRLKRGFAVFLVVMGVVVLGQNLVRLFG, via the coding sequence ATGTATGCGGCCTGGCTTGGCGCTCTTCTTGTTGGCTTAGTGCTTGGCCTATTAGGATCCGGAGGGTCGATCCTCACTGTGCCCGTGCTGGTGTATCTGGTGGGTGAGCCCGGCAAGCTCGCCATCGCCGAGTCCCTCGGCATTGTGGCCCTTATCAGTCTCGTCGGGGCCATTCCGCTCGCCTTTCGTGGACGGGTGAGCTGGCGGACTGTGGGCTGGTTTGGCGGGCCCGGCATCGTGGGGGCGTACGCCGGCGCCTACCTGTCGCAGTTCATGTCGGGGGCCGTGCAGCTCGTGATTTTTGCCCTCGTGATGCTCGGGGCGGCGGCCTTGATGTTTCGCCGCCCCCCCTCCGATCGGATGGATGAGCCAGGCCGGGCCTTCTGGAAGGTGATGGGGGACGGTCTGGGCGTGGGGGTGCTTACGGGCCTCGTGGGCGTCGGGGGCGGATTTTTGATCGTGCCGGCCCTGGTGGTGCTCGGGGGCCTCTCGATGCACCTTGCCGTTGGCACCAGCCTCGCCATCATCGCCCTCAAGAGCGCCGGCGGATTCGTGAAGTACCTCGACGTGATGGAGGCGGCCGGCCTCACGATTCACTGGGATCTGGTGCTGGTCTTCTCCGGCATTGGCATCGTGGGTAGCTTCGTGGGGGGACACATCGGGGCGCATGTGCCGCAGAAACGCCTCAAGCGAGGCTTTGCGGTCTTTCTGGTCGTGATGGGCGTGGTGGTCCTCGGACAAAATCTAGTGAGATTGTTCGGCTGA
- a CDS encoding helix-turn-helix domain-containing protein: MARIQGTGRWYLSGAFGGLGYTQVTLTLLSMNLGEQLPFWMPFQFPLASIGMAIAPCFYLCVRHLLRPGRSPDWKDALHFLPAAIQFCMQIPVLLAGPLRPDLATHYTSIGLADSFIPGAELPRVIGLVYLGLVAYLLWAHSQRSDVDRDARFPLACAVAITQAGLCLLIPIFSADSYAWLRPVGIGGVTTALVVSIAATLVSFRAQPNRRQVASTRGSGDRIAPFASVTAENDVPAGAGLVETIGPIRPAARDTENGDSVPAGNISVTAAGQRKDGAEPEAADDKAASSKYETSSLSPEQKERFCTQIVQHMEAEEPYLDGDLTLRQMADQVDVPPRYVSQVINEKLDQSFTEWVNSYRVEAAKNLLVDDAREHLTVVAIAHEAGFNSKSTFYSAFKRKAGTTPAAYRRTQRASSAA; the protein is encoded by the coding sequence GTGGCCCGAATACAAGGAACCGGCCGGTGGTATCTGAGCGGCGCATTCGGGGGGCTTGGGTATACTCAGGTCACTTTGACGCTGCTCTCCATGAATCTCGGAGAACAGCTTCCGTTCTGGATGCCGTTTCAGTTTCCGCTTGCGAGCATCGGGATGGCCATTGCCCCGTGCTTCTACCTGTGCGTGCGACACCTTCTCCGCCCCGGTCGGTCGCCAGACTGGAAAGACGCGCTGCACTTTTTGCCAGCGGCCATCCAGTTCTGCATGCAGATTCCAGTCCTGCTCGCAGGGCCGCTACGCCCGGATCTCGCGACCCACTACACGTCTATTGGTCTGGCCGACTCCTTCATTCCGGGGGCCGAGCTTCCCCGGGTGATCGGACTGGTGTACCTCGGATTGGTGGCCTACCTGCTGTGGGCCCACTCCCAGCGGTCAGACGTTGATCGTGATGCTCGATTCCCCCTGGCGTGTGCGGTGGCCATCACACAGGCCGGCCTTTGCCTCTTGATCCCCATCTTTTCGGCGGACTCGTACGCGTGGCTTCGGCCCGTCGGAATTGGCGGCGTGACCACCGCCCTGGTCGTGAGCATAGCGGCTACTCTGGTCTCGTTTCGGGCGCAGCCCAACAGGCGGCAGGTTGCGTCGACCAGAGGCTCCGGAGACCGGATTGCCCCGTTTGCGTCTGTGACGGCCGAGAACGATGTGCCCGCGGGCGCCGGCCTGGTGGAGACCATCGGGCCGATCAGGCCAGCGGCTCGCGACACGGAGAACGGCGACTCAGTCCCCGCTGGTAACATATCCGTGACGGCCGCCGGGCAACGGAAAGACGGGGCCGAGCCCGAAGCCGCCGACGACAAGGCGGCCTCCTCCAAGTACGAAACGTCGTCGCTGTCGCCCGAACAGAAAGAGCGTTTCTGCACCCAAATTGTCCAGCATATGGAGGCGGAAGAGCCGTACTTGGACGGCGACCTTACGCTCCGGCAGATGGCCGACCAGGTCGATGTGCCACCGCGCTACGTCTCTCAGGTCATCAACGAAAAGCTCGATCAGAGCTTCACGGAGTGGGTCAACAGTTATCGGGTCGAAGCGGCCAAGAACCTGCTGGTCGATGATGCGCGCGAGCACTTGACGGTGGTTGCCATCGCCCACGAGGCGGGATTCAATTCGAAGTCGACGTTCTATTCGGCCTTCAAACGGAAGGCCGGGACGACCCCTGCGGCGTACCGGCGGACGCAGCGGGCGTCCTCGGCCGCGTAG
- a CDS encoding TonB-dependent receptor: MAPSRHSQNPDSAPTDSRNHGPSPFPSLLRHAAAAGAGRLLVLLLGLCVVIAAPASAQQDRTGTVTGVVTDSARGTPLPGSNVQLSEVGRGTSTDRNGRFRIEGIPAGEHTLRVTYIGRKQERRTVSVKPNEITQADVVLTRKATEMGGVSVSASPIVGSQEAALSRQKAAPVVKNIIASDQVGKFPDQNAAAALSRVPGVAIQRDQGQARYVNLRGTPQRWTRLAINGLNVIGSEGRVVRFDEIPAPIIHSTEVTKAIAPNKPASAIAGQINVETASAFDNPGLHVNGEVSPGYMGMSQDLQYDASAQISNTWNETLGIVLTASRYKRNQVTNNIESGYEIGPDGRLWPSEADYRVYYLDRTNNAFSGRFDLRPSETQEFFVSSTYVEFNDDEQRNQYVFDLGGASGFQEGSNTPTQGTLQDVSRNGLLGPGRYRNSTWTNMVGGESQFGAWDLSYRGSYTRTSSSAELPLMRPGQSSPSLTAEYDFSDPNFPSLDLSSPTSSSVDDLSQTDYETDLGLDINSQSDTDAYAAKIDLQRNWSLFGTSSDIQFGAKFDTREKSGYDFAVSTIPFYLLQKAGAPAIDFEGQLMDEGLRSDFPFPNRYDLERFDVSGLENEFDRAVRQLEEAGLYDRSEAVPDENRYTVQEDIYSGYVMNTWSPSWGSVLGGVRVEQAGYESDGFRVVDDGSESVSTSTSETEFFPSLHVNVDVTDDIRIRAAGTRTIGRAGFAERRPSVNIDDANQTINGGNPSVKAEKAWGADLSFEYYLSGAGIASVSGFGKWIRNPQFASATIVDGDRFDADGRDRSGYIYETTLNGQDGRIYGVEMEYSQQWIFLPGALGGLGVQTNATFLDSKFTTPDAPNTEPREARFPGTSDAIFNGSVFYERYGLSARLSYQWRDDWVDSLDPTDERLDTYWDDESRLSVSARYSFSDRYTVFADANNLTDELGRRYKGSEGNPLEVEGFGRRYQIGVRVSY, from the coding sequence ATGGCCCCTTCACGCCACTCGCAGAACCCAGATTCTGCGCCCACTGACTCACGCAACCACGGCCCTTCACCTTTCCCGTCTCTACTGCGGCACGCAGCGGCCGCCGGGGCGGGACGTCTTCTGGTGCTTCTGCTGGGACTGTGTGTTGTCATCGCGGCCCCCGCATCGGCCCAGCAGGATAGAACCGGTACGGTCACGGGGGTCGTGACGGACTCGGCGCGAGGCACTCCACTTCCCGGCTCCAACGTACAGTTGTCCGAGGTGGGGCGCGGGACCAGTACGGACCGCAACGGGCGATTCCGTATCGAGGGCATACCCGCCGGGGAGCACACGCTCCGCGTAACGTACATTGGGCGCAAGCAGGAACGCCGGACGGTGAGCGTAAAGCCCAACGAGATCACGCAGGCGGATGTCGTGCTTACCCGAAAGGCCACCGAGATGGGTGGGGTAAGCGTCAGTGCATCCCCAATTGTGGGGTCGCAGGAGGCCGCGCTCTCGCGACAGAAGGCCGCCCCGGTGGTCAAAAATATTATTGCCTCGGACCAGGTCGGGAAGTTTCCGGACCAGAATGCGGCGGCCGCCCTCTCGCGGGTCCCTGGGGTTGCCATTCAGCGCGACCAGGGCCAGGCCCGGTACGTCAATCTTCGCGGCACTCCGCAACGGTGGACGCGACTTGCAATCAACGGGCTCAATGTGATTGGGTCCGAGGGCCGCGTCGTCCGGTTCGACGAGATTCCGGCCCCGATCATTCATTCGACGGAGGTAACAAAAGCAATTGCCCCGAACAAACCGGCCTCCGCGATCGCGGGGCAGATCAATGTGGAGACCGCCTCGGCGTTCGACAATCCCGGGTTGCATGTCAACGGGGAGGTGTCCCCGGGGTACATGGGCATGAGTCAGGACCTCCAGTACGACGCGTCGGCGCAGATCTCCAATACGTGGAACGAGACCCTCGGCATCGTCCTGACCGCCTCTCGGTACAAGCGAAATCAGGTTACGAACAACATTGAAAGTGGCTACGAGATCGGTCCGGACGGCAGGCTCTGGCCCAGCGAGGCCGACTATCGGGTGTACTACCTCGACCGCACCAATAATGCCTTTAGCGGCCGGTTCGACCTTCGCCCGAGCGAGACACAGGAATTTTTCGTCTCCTCCACCTACGTCGAGTTCAACGACGACGAGCAACGAAACCAGTACGTGTTCGATTTAGGCGGCGCCTCTGGGTTTCAGGAGGGCTCGAACACCCCTACGCAGGGCACCCTGCAGGACGTCTCTAGGAACGGGCTCCTCGGCCCGGGGCGGTACCGCAACAGCACCTGGACGAACATGGTGGGCGGAGAGAGTCAGTTTGGGGCCTGGGATCTCAGCTACCGGGGGAGCTACACACGGACGTCATCATCGGCGGAGCTCCCGCTCATGCGACCGGGGCAGTCCAGTCCGTCGCTGACCGCCGAGTACGACTTCAGCGACCCCAACTTCCCATCGCTCGACCTCTCCAGCCCGACGTCCTCGTCCGTCGACGACCTCTCACAGACCGACTACGAGACTGATCTCGGGCTTGACATCAACAGCCAGTCCGACACCGACGCCTACGCAGCCAAGATCGATCTTCAGCGCAACTGGAGCCTCTTCGGCACCTCCTCGGACATTCAATTCGGGGCCAAGTTCGACACCCGAGAGAAGAGCGGGTACGACTTCGCAGTGAGCACTATCCCCTTCTATTTGCTCCAAAAGGCCGGTGCGCCCGCAATCGATTTTGAGGGACAACTGATGGACGAAGGGCTGCGAAGCGATTTTCCCTTTCCCAATCGCTACGACCTGGAGCGGTTTGACGTGTCGGGACTGGAGAATGAGTTTGACCGCGCCGTCCGTCAGCTCGAAGAAGCCGGCCTGTACGACCGGAGTGAGGCCGTGCCGGATGAAAATCGGTACACCGTGCAGGAAGACATCTATTCCGGCTATGTCATGAACACCTGGTCGCCGTCGTGGGGGAGCGTGCTGGGCGGCGTCCGTGTCGAGCAGGCCGGCTATGAAAGCGACGGGTTTCGGGTCGTGGACGACGGCTCAGAGTCGGTATCGACCTCCACCAGCGAGACGGAATTCTTTCCCAGCCTCCACGTCAATGTCGACGTGACAGACGACATTCGAATTCGGGCCGCCGGAACGCGTACCATCGGCCGTGCCGGCTTCGCCGAACGGCGCCCAAGCGTGAACATTGATGACGCCAATCAGACCATCAACGGAGGGAATCCGTCCGTGAAGGCGGAAAAGGCCTGGGGGGCGGACCTCAGCTTCGAGTACTACCTGTCCGGGGCGGGAATTGCGTCCGTAAGTGGCTTCGGCAAATGGATTCGCAACCCGCAGTTTGCGTCCGCCACGATCGTGGACGGCGATCGATTCGACGCCGACGGGCGCGACCGCAGCGGATACATCTACGAGACCACGCTCAACGGACAGGACGGGCGCATCTACGGCGTCGAAATGGAATACTCTCAGCAGTGGATCTTCCTGCCCGGCGCGCTGGGGGGGCTAGGCGTGCAGACGAACGCCACGTTCCTCGATAGCAAGTTTACGACGCCCGACGCCCCGAACACAGAGCCTCGCGAGGCCCGATTCCCAGGCACCTCCGATGCAATCTTCAACGGGTCCGTCTTTTACGAGCGCTATGGCCTCTCGGCACGTCTCAGTTACCAGTGGCGCGACGACTGGGTCGATTCGTTGGACCCGACCGATGAACGCCTCGACACCTACTGGGACGACGAATCCCGCCTGAGTGTGTCGGCTCGCTACTCCTTTTCCGACCGCTACACCGTGTTCGCCGACGCAAACAACTTGACCGACGAGCTGGGACGTCGCTATAAAGGCAGCGAGGGCAACCCGCTTGAGGTAGAAGGGTTTGGCCGGCGCTATCAAATCGGCGTGCGGGTGAGCTACTGA
- a CDS encoding tyrosine-protein phosphatase: MQPRAVVFSALITAFLIVGSVLPAQSQPRAQASSAARVAITAADAERMASGTYRLTWSQTSTETAVSIYVSGRPDAAPAQMHRLATDVRATRYEATVPDSIARPYFVIQPDREGAGRRTATRVLPLEGGRNFRDLGGYAAAEGQRVKWGTVYRSGVLSNLTDADYDYLEHLGIKVVCDFRSSDERVSETTNWRGASTPKIISWGYTNESGDDLKTLFSGDLTAEKMHGVMIEMYTRIAYQHADKYATMFRHVAEGKTPLLFHCSAGKDRAGTGTALLLSALGVDRETIVQDYALSDDVVDYEAEYSDAFENPQEEGGIVAKLARLSPEVRAPLFESDPAYIQSMFATLEEEHGSVAGFIKEVMGVRPETLAQMRARLLE, encoded by the coding sequence ATGCAGCCCCGAGCCGTGGTATTCTCTGCCCTCATCACTGCGTTTTTGATCGTCGGCTCTGTGCTCCCTGCGCAGTCTCAGCCCCGTGCGCAGGCATCGTCGGCGGCACGGGTGGCGATAACAGCGGCCGACGCGGAGCGTATGGCTTCTGGAACGTACCGCCTGACGTGGAGTCAGACCTCGACGGAAACCGCCGTCTCAATCTACGTGTCCGGCCGTCCCGATGCGGCGCCGGCGCAGATGCACCGCCTCGCCACCGACGTCCGGGCAACACGCTATGAGGCCACCGTGCCGGACAGCATCGCGCGTCCCTACTTTGTGATTCAGCCCGACCGCGAGGGCGCTGGGCGTCGGACGGCCACTCGCGTGCTTCCGCTCGAGGGGGGACGCAATTTCCGGGACCTCGGCGGCTATGCCGCCGCGGAAGGGCAACGCGTGAAGTGGGGAACGGTCTATCGATCGGGCGTGCTGTCGAATCTCACCGATGCGGATTACGACTACCTGGAGCATCTCGGCATCAAGGTGGTCTGCGACTTTCGGTCGTCGGACGAGCGCGTCTCCGAGACAACGAATTGGCGCGGTGCCTCAACCCCGAAAATCATTTCCTGGGGGTACACAAACGAGAGCGGAGACGACCTAAAAACGCTCTTCTCAGGGGACCTCACCGCCGAGAAAATGCACGGGGTGATGATTGAGATGTATACCCGAATCGCATACCAGCACGCCGACAAGTACGCTACGATGTTTCGCCACGTGGCCGAGGGCAAGACCCCGCTTCTCTTTCACTGCTCGGCCGGGAAAGACCGCGCGGGCACCGGGACAGCGCTCCTGCTCAGCGCACTGGGCGTAGACCGCGAGACCATCGTTCAGGACTACGCGCTGTCGGACGACGTTGTCGACTACGAGGCGGAGTACAGCGACGCCTTCGAAAACCCTCAGGAGGAGGGGGGCATCGTCGCCAAACTGGCGCGGCTCTCCCCCGAGGTCCGGGCCCCGCTTTTTGAGTCGGATCCGGCGTATATCCAGTCAATGTTTGCTACGCTCGAAGAAGAGCACGGCTCCGTAGCGGGCTTCATCAAAGAGGTCATGGGCGTGAGGCCGGAAACGCTGGCACAGATGCGGGCTCGCCTTCTCGAATGA
- a CDS encoding ZIP family metal transporter, giving the protein MVVDTSVWVVLLGATITAVATGLGAVPFLFVREVGDWWLGVFNAAAGGLMLAASHSLIAEGSTVGTGRTLIGILVGLALILGANTFISRGDDHDVAELAGADARKALLILGIMTAHSFAEGVGVGVSYGGGDELGAFITAAIAIHNIPEGLAISLVLVPRGTPVWKAAGWSIFTSLPQPLMAVPAFLFVLVFEPFLPIGFGLAAGAMIWMVFAELIPDALDSISGPTAGAAVTLSFAALFAFQHFVLHV; this is encoded by the coding sequence ATGGTTGTCGACACCAGTGTCTGGGTTGTTCTCCTCGGGGCCACCATCACGGCCGTCGCCACCGGACTGGGGGCGGTGCCCTTTCTGTTCGTCCGGGAGGTGGGGGACTGGTGGCTCGGCGTGTTCAATGCCGCCGCGGGCGGGCTCATGCTGGCGGCCAGCCACAGTCTCATCGCCGAGGGGTCCACGGTGGGTACGGGACGCACCCTGATTGGCATTCTGGTCGGGCTGGCCCTCATTCTGGGGGCCAATACCTTCATCAGTCGAGGCGACGACCACGACGTGGCCGAGCTCGCGGGGGCCGACGCCCGGAAGGCGCTCCTCATTCTGGGCATCATGACGGCGCACTCGTTTGCCGAAGGGGTGGGGGTGGGCGTCTCGTACGGGGGCGGCGACGAACTCGGGGCGTTCATCACCGCGGCCATCGCCATCCACAACATTCCGGAAGGCCTGGCCATCAGCCTGGTGCTCGTGCCGCGCGGCACGCCCGTCTGGAAGGCGGCGGGGTGGAGCATCTTTACGAGCCTGCCGCAGCCCCTCATGGCGGTCCCCGCCTTTCTGTTCGTCCTCGTCTTCGAGCCGTTTTTGCCGATCGGCTTCGGGCTGGCGGCCGGCGCGATGATCTGGATGGTGTTCGCCGAGCTCATCCCGGACGCGCTCGACTCCATTTCCGGGCCCACCGCGGGGGCGGCCGTCACGCTGTCGTTCGCCGCCCTCTTCGCGTTCCAGCACTTCGTGCTGCACGTGTAG
- the tenA gene encoding thiaminase II produces MDLTAPLDTRAFSVPPFAAACLDHADDTWTEAFDHPFVHALAEGTLDPDTFKFYQMQDARYLEAFADATSLLSTRCADPDDKLWFIDAARLAIVVEGELHEGYGEELGYGPSDIRQLQLTPNNRAYQNHMIDRAQRGTLVEGTAAIAPCPWLYIELGQRLEREMGEIPEDHPYAEWLAMYRDPEFNEYMANLLGRLQRFADAADETARSRAQTAFTTSVRYEWMFWDQAWNRQEWPV; encoded by the coding sequence ATGGACCTGACTGCCCCTCTCGACACCCGTGCCTTCTCGGTGCCTCCCTTTGCGGCGGCCTGCCTAGACCACGCCGACGACACGTGGACGGAGGCCTTCGACCACCCGTTCGTCCACGCCCTGGCCGAGGGCACGCTGGACCCGGACACCTTTAAGTTCTACCAGATGCAGGACGCGCGCTACCTGGAGGCGTTCGCCGACGCCACCTCCCTCCTTTCCACCCGCTGTGCGGACCCGGACGACAAGCTCTGGTTCATTGACGCGGCCCGCCTCGCGATCGTCGTCGAGGGGGAGCTCCACGAAGGCTACGGCGAGGAGCTCGGGTACGGCCCGTCGGACATTCGCCAGCTCCAGTTGACTCCAAACAACCGTGCCTACCAGAACCACATGATCGATCGGGCCCAGCGCGGCACGCTCGTGGAGGGGACGGCCGCCATCGCGCCCTGTCCCTGGCTGTACATAGAGCTCGGCCAGCGCCTCGAGCGCGAGATGGGCGAGATTCCCGAGGATCACCCCTACGCCGAGTGGCTTGCCATGTACCGCGATCCGGAGTTCAACGAGTACATGGCCAACCTGCTAGGGCGCCTGCAGCGATTCGCCGACGCGGCCGACGAGACCGCCCGGAGCCGGGCCCAGACGGCGTTCACCACGAGCGTCCGCTACGAGTGGATGTTCTGGGACCAGGCCTGGAATCGGCAGGAGTGGCCCGTGTAG
- a CDS encoding PAS domain S-box protein — translation MNDPDQPSGMFFSLNGDGISLDPATDNQTYRNRLRGLRNDESLPFDETLRALLRLGAEWLNVELGYLSRIDTAASTYEVMAVSESHPTVAEGDTVSLAETYCRCVIVREDALALEDAPEQGWDATPAYEAFQLSTYLGAKIVVKGDLYGTLCFVDRASRQTSFTESDAAAVALLVQAVEQTLERRQHETHLQQASARIEALFEEAPNMIAFHDTDGQLLLPNPHLCETTGYDADTLTRRHMWDLDVSLDPDEARDRWAGMAPGDQYRREGRYRRKEGSTFPVEVDVRCLVVDGTRQFVTTGWDITEHKRAQGALREKEARLRGLANSLPGVTYQFYARPDGEWGNHFIGEKAEAILGLSGNPDGFHDRFVEHIPPTHREQYLTNVQEAITEQRPARFEVPFERPDGTRIWLLCSAMPEQRADEILFNGVLLDITERKEAEQALQAERDRFEALFHNLPTPVVHGWPDEKGHLRVQTVNDTFESIFGVGEEQIRTENLQGHIVPPNAQDEADSIRRWLLAGEPVDREVRRETSDGVRDFRVQVTLRDEGTGPTEGYAIYTDITERKAKERKLRERGHLLKQLRENITDVVWMSPADKSEIEFISDAYEEIWGRPTEQLQDHPNAVVEAIHPDDRERVQAALETQRDDPDAYEETYRVVQPDGTVRWVRDRAAGVYDEDGRLERIIGVATDITMRKRREQGLQDRQEKVEALYTTTSQVLRAENKTAVGRCIVDLVNEVFGYPFVIVRFREGDRLVPVQASPDVSTHLPDPPTFDVAGEGVVATAFREGDTAVFDDLEALDNAVDYGAVRATAVVPIGGHGTISVASLDAGAIANFDRRLIEILSTYAALVLGRIEYEGELVSAKEEAERLNRMKSAFLANMSHEIRTPLTSIIGFAEVIGDEATSLSEYSGSPSDAVTTLDQFASLIEESGHRLLETLDTVLNLSRLEAGEMELDCSPLDLADEAMEAADLFKPEARTMGIDLNVETSGAPLRACVDEGGLRIALQNLISNALKYTEEGGAVHIRAGSEGEDVVLEIEDTGVGMDPDRVPELFEPFRQESEGPGRTYEGTGLGLAVTKQAIEQMGGTIEVETAKGEGSCFTVRFPAADSPDRA, via the coding sequence ATGAATGACCCCGACCAACCTTCAGGGATGTTCTTCTCCCTCAACGGGGATGGCATTTCCCTGGACCCCGCGACCGACAATCAAACCTATCGAAACCGGCTCCGCGGCCTCCGGAACGACGAGAGCCTTCCGTTCGACGAAACGCTGCGGGCGCTCCTCCGACTCGGTGCCGAGTGGCTCAACGTCGAGCTTGGGTACCTTTCCCGCATCGACACGGCGGCCTCCACCTACGAGGTGATGGCGGTCAGCGAGTCCCACCCCACCGTCGCCGAGGGCGACACGGTATCATTAGCCGAAACCTATTGTCGCTGCGTGATCGTGCGCGAGGACGCCCTGGCCCTAGAGGACGCGCCGGAGCAGGGCTGGGATGCCACCCCTGCGTACGAAGCATTTCAGTTGTCCACGTATCTGGGGGCGAAGATTGTGGTGAAGGGGGATCTGTACGGCACCCTCTGCTTCGTCGACCGGGCCTCACGACAGACCTCGTTCACCGAATCGGACGCCGCGGCCGTTGCTCTCCTCGTGCAGGCCGTGGAGCAGACGCTGGAGCGCCGCCAGCACGAGACCCATCTCCAACAGGCCTCGGCCCGAATCGAGGCCCTATTTGAGGAGGCGCCCAACATGATCGCCTTCCACGACACCGACGGGCAGCTTCTCCTGCCCAACCCGCACCTCTGCGAAACGACCGGGTACGACGCCGACACGCTCACCCGCAGACACATGTGGGACCTCGATGTCTCCCTGGACCCGGACGAGGCCCGGGACCGATGGGCAGGCATGGCCCCTGGCGACCAGTACCGACGGGAGGGCCGGTACCGACGAAAAGAGGGCTCGACGTTCCCGGTCGAGGTGGACGTGCGGTGTCTTGTCGTCGACGGGACCCGTCAGTTCGTGACAACAGGGTGGGACATCACCGAGCACAAGCGGGCACAGGGGGCCCTCCGCGAGAAAGAGGCTCGGCTGCGCGGGCTCGCCAACAGCCTTCCGGGCGTAACCTACCAGTTCTACGCCCGCCCCGACGGGGAGTGGGGCAATCACTTTATTGGGGAGAAGGCCGAGGCCATTCTGGGCCTCTCCGGCAACCCGGACGGGTTTCACGACCGATTTGTGGAGCACATCCCGCCGACGCACCGGGAGCAGTACTTGACCAACGTACAGGAGGCAATCACCGAGCAGCGACCCGCCCGCTTCGAGGTGCCATTCGAGCGGCCCGACGGAACGCGCATCTGGCTGCTCTGCTCCGCGATGCCTGAGCAGAGAGCGGACGAGATCCTCTTCAACGGGGTGCTCCTCGACATCACCGAGCGGAAGGAGGCCGAGCAGGCCCTGCAGGCCGAGCGCGACCGGTTCGAGGCCCTCTTCCACAACCTGCCCACGCCGGTCGTACACGGCTGGCCCGACGAGAAGGGCCACCTCCGGGTCCAGACCGTCAACGATACCTTCGAGTCAATCTTCGGGGTCGGTGAAGAGCAGATCCGGACCGAGAATCTCCAGGGCCACATCGTGCCCCCCAACGCCCAGGACGAGGCGGACTCCATTCGTCGCTGGTTGTTGGCCGGCGAACCCGTGGACCGGGAGGTACGACGGGAGACGAGCGACGGCGTTCGGGATTTTCGGGTCCAGGTGACCCTCCGGGACGAGGGCACGGGCCCAACGGAAGGGTACGCCATCTACACCGACATTACCGAACGGAAGGCAAAGGAGCGCAAACTCCGCGAGCGCGGGCACCTGCTGAAGCAGCTCCGCGAGAACATTACGGACGTGGTGTGGATGAGCCCGGCGGACAAGTCGGAGATTGAGTTCATCAGTGACGCCTACGAGGAGATCTGGGGCCGCCCGACCGAGCAGCTCCAGGATCATCCAAACGCCGTCGTGGAGGCGATCCATCCGGACGACCGGGAGCGCGTCCAGGCGGCCCTGGAGACCCAGCGCGACGACCCAGACGCCTACGAGGAGACGTATCGGGTCGTCCAGCCCGACGGCACTGTCCGATGGGTGCGCGACCGGGCCGCGGGCGTGTACGACGAGGACGGACGGCTCGAACGCATCATCGGGGTGGCCACCGACATCACGATGCGGAAGCGCCGTGAGCAGGGGCTCCAGGACCGTCAGGAAAAGGTGGAGGCCCTCTACACCACGACGAGCCAAGTTCTCCGTGCCGAGAACAAAACTGCGGTGGGCCGCTGCATCGTCGACCTCGTGAACGAGGTGTTTGGATACCCCTTCGTCATTGTCCGCTTCCGTGAGGGCGACCGGCTCGTTCCCGTTCAGGCCTCGCCCGACGTGTCCACGCATCTTCCCGACCCGCCAACCTTCGACGTGGCGGGCGAAGGCGTCGTGGCCACGGCCTTCCGGGAGGGGGACACGGCTGTGTTCGACGACCTGGAGGCCCTCGACAATGCCGTCGACTACGGGGCCGTACGGGCCACGGCCGTCGTGCCAATTGGGGGGCACGGCACCATCTCGGTCGCGTCCCTGGACGCCGGGGCCATCGCGAACTTCGACCGCCGCCTGATCGAGATTCTCTCGACCTACGCCGCCCTCGTGCTCGGGCGGATCGAATACGAGGGCGAGCTTGTCTCGGCCAAAGAGGAGGCCGAGCGCCTGAACCGGATGAAGAGCGCCTTCCTCGCCAACATGAGCCACGAGATCCGGACCCCACTGACCTCGATCATCGGGTTCGCCGAGGTGATCGGGGACGAGGCCACGAGCCTGTCGGAATACTCGGGCTCGCCCTCCGACGCCGTCACCACTCTCGATCAGTTTGCCAGCCTCATCGAAGAGAGCGGACACCGCCTGCTCGAGACGCTCGACACGGTGCTCAACCTCTCGCGGCTGGAGGCCGGGGAGATGGAACTCGACTGCAGCCCACTGGACCTGGCGGACGAGGCGATGGAGGCCGCCGATCTATTCAAACCCGAGGCACGCACAATGGGCATCGACCTGAACGTGGAGACGTCCGGCGCCCCTCTTCGGGCCTGCGTCGACGAGGGCGGCCTGCGAATTGCCCTCCAGAACCTGATCTCCAACGCGCTGAAGTATACCGAGGAGGGCGGCGCGGTCCACATCCGGGCCGGCAGCGAAGGAGAGGACGTGGTCCTGGAGATCGAGGACACCGGCGTCGGCATGGACCCGGACCGTGTGCCGGAGCTCTTCGAGCCGTTCCGCCAGGAGTCGGAAGGCCCCGGGCGGACGTACGAGGGCACGGGCCTCGGCCTGGCCGTTACGAAGCAGGCGATCGAGCAGATGGGCGGCACCATCGAGGTGGAGACCGCGAAGGGGGAGGGCAGCTGCTTCACCGTGCGGTTTCCCGCGGCGGACTCCCCGGATCGGGCTTAG